Proteins encoded in a region of the Dromaius novaehollandiae isolate bDroNov1 chromosome 18, bDroNov1.hap1, whole genome shotgun sequence genome:
- the TVP23C gene encoding Golgi apparatus membrane protein TVP23 homolog C isoform X1, whose translation MLAASSRGETGLRKQNFVDSNDDTEDVSLFDADDEVSRRSKKSKIRHPVASFFHLFFRVSAIVVYLLCELLTSSFIACMVTIILLLSCDFWAVKNVTGRLMVGLRWWNQVDDDGRSHWVFEARKVSAQGNKASSEAESRIFWLGLITCPMIWVIFAFSALFSFKVKWLAVVVMGVVLQGANLYGYIRCKVGSRKNLTSMATSYLGKQFLRQTVAKDDQTAS comes from the exons ATGCTGGCTGCAAGCAGTAGAGGCGAGACTGGGCTCAGAAAACAGAACTTTGTG GACAGCAATGATGATACTGAAGATGTGTCCCTCTTTGATGCAGATGATGAAGTATCCAGGAGATCAAAAAAGTCTAAAATAAG GCATCCAGTGGCGTCATTCTTCCACTTGTTCTTTCGAGTCAGTGCAATAGTTGTCTATCTGCTTTGTGAGCTCTTAACTAGCAGCTTCATTGCCTGTATGGTGACAATTATCCTCCTCTTGTCATGTGACTTTTGGGCTGTAAAG aatgTCACAGGGCGACTGATGGTTGGCCTTCGCTGGTGGAACCAGGTGGATGATGATGGTAGAAGTCACTGGGTATTTGAAGCCAGGAAG GTATCAGCACAAGGGAATAAAGCCTCATCAGAAGCAGAGTCCCGAATTTTCTGGTTAGGTCTAATCACCTGTCCTATGATCTGGGTGATATTTGCGTTCAGCgctctcttttctttcaaagtgAAATGGCTG GCAGTGGTTGTGATGGGGGTGGTACTTCAGGGAGCCAACCTTTATGGTTATATCAGGTGTAAAGTTGGCAGCAGAAAGAACTTGACAAGCATGGCCACCAGCTATCTTGGAAAGCAGTTCTTGCGGCAG actgTGGCTAAAGATGACCAAACAGCATCTTGA
- the TVP23C gene encoding Golgi apparatus membrane protein TVP23 homolog C isoform X2: protein MLRQDSNDDTEDVSLFDADDEVSRRSKKSKIRHPVASFFHLFFRVSAIVVYLLCELLTSSFIACMVTIILLLSCDFWAVKNVTGRLMVGLRWWNQVDDDGRSHWVFEARKVSAQGNKASSEAESRIFWLGLITCPMIWVIFAFSALFSFKVKWLAVVVMGVVLQGANLYGYIRCKVGSRKNLTSMATSYLGKQFLRQTVAKDDQTAS from the exons ATGCTCCGGCAG GACAGCAATGATGATACTGAAGATGTGTCCCTCTTTGATGCAGATGATGAAGTATCCAGGAGATCAAAAAAGTCTAAAATAAG GCATCCAGTGGCGTCATTCTTCCACTTGTTCTTTCGAGTCAGTGCAATAGTTGTCTATCTGCTTTGTGAGCTCTTAACTAGCAGCTTCATTGCCTGTATGGTGACAATTATCCTCCTCTTGTCATGTGACTTTTGGGCTGTAAAG aatgTCACAGGGCGACTGATGGTTGGCCTTCGCTGGTGGAACCAGGTGGATGATGATGGTAGAAGTCACTGGGTATTTGAAGCCAGGAAG GTATCAGCACAAGGGAATAAAGCCTCATCAGAAGCAGAGTCCCGAATTTTCTGGTTAGGTCTAATCACCTGTCCTATGATCTGGGTGATATTTGCGTTCAGCgctctcttttctttcaaagtgAAATGGCTG GCAGTGGTTGTGATGGGGGTGGTACTTCAGGGAGCCAACCTTTATGGTTATATCAGGTGTAAAGTTGGCAGCAGAAAGAACTTGACAAGCATGGCCACCAGCTATCTTGGAAAGCAGTTCTTGCGGCAG actgTGGCTAAAGATGACCAAACAGCATCTTGA